In Ochrobactrum sp. Marseille-Q0166, a single genomic region encodes these proteins:
- a CDS encoding carbonic anhydrase, translating to MADIPDTLLAGYQTFMSEHFASETARYKELAEKGQAPQTLVIACCDSRAAPETIFNTAPGEIFVLRNVANLIPPYEPDGEFHAASAALEFAVQSLKVKNIVVMGHGRCGGIKAALDTQFAPLSPGDFIGKWMSLIAPAAETVNNNDLMTPTERQTALERISIRYSLNNLRTFPCVDILEKKGKLTLYGAWFDISTGELWVMDQQTGDFKRPEVSVENAPETAA from the coding sequence ATGGCTGATATTCCAGATACACTCCTCGCCGGTTACCAAACCTTTATGAGCGAGCACTTCGCTTCTGAAACGGCACGTTATAAGGAACTCGCTGAAAAAGGTCAGGCACCACAAACACTGGTGATTGCCTGCTGCGATTCCCGCGCCGCTCCGGAAACAATTTTCAATACTGCACCGGGCGAAATCTTCGTCCTGCGCAATGTCGCCAATCTCATACCGCCTTATGAGCCTGATGGCGAATTCCATGCAGCTTCTGCTGCACTTGAATTTGCCGTGCAGAGCCTCAAGGTGAAGAACATCGTTGTCATGGGTCATGGACGATGCGGTGGTATCAAGGCAGCGCTTGATACGCAATTTGCACCGCTTTCGCCGGGAGACTTTATCGGCAAGTGGATGAGTCTGATCGCACCTGCCGCAGAGACGGTCAATAATAACGATCTGATGACACCAACGGAGCGTCAGACGGCGCTTGAGCGTATTTCGATACGCTATTCACTCAACAATCTGCGCACGTTCCCATGCGTCGATATTCTTGAGAAGAAGGGCAAGCTCACCCTTTACGGTGCATGGTTTGATATTTCGACCGGCGAGCTTTGGGTGATGGATCAACAGACCGGAGACTTTAAAAGACCTGAAGTTTCCGTCGAAAATGCACCGGAAACAGCAGCATAA